The Pyrenophora tritici-repentis strain M4 chromosome 9, whole genome shotgun sequence sequence atctcttcttaacctaactgtctgtgactgccgtgcaatcactgatcagtgttggaaggccttgtacgatcgtacggtgaataacagtagctaaggtaatcttgtgtattggtattctggtgtatgatgattctacgaatgtgggggctacgaaggtatacatagcgttgggtccgagttgggccgaagtaggatcgaggcggtacattgggccttattaggcgacacaccgtgtgtatgccgacagCTCGTGAAAATGTTTGTATATGTGTGATTCATAGGGCTTTAGACACGTATTTCTTTTGTTTCTTAAAAGAAATAGGCCGCAAATTCATAATGCTAGGGGAGAAAGCCAGGAACATATAAAAGCCACTCTCCCACCGCCCTCAACCTGCTATTCTATACCTCAAAGTTGAGGATGCTTTCTTCCATCATCCCCACTCTTCTCTGCTGTACTCTTAAAATGTCCCTGTTCTTCAAAAATCTGCTAGAACCCATAATGTTTTCCCTCGCCAGCAGGCGTTTTCCTCAAGCAAAATTCGATACTTCATCGCTTTGATGGACTTCTGGAGGTGGCGGGGGTGTATAAAAACGAAGTCGCTGAAATGAGTTTGAAACTGCCGGAGAGGTATCTAAAAACGCAGCATTGGTAGTCATGGGAGTGTTGTAGGGCAGGCGAAGAGTGAGAATAAATCTTCTGGTCTATTTGAAACGTGGGCGTGATCCGGATTCCCTCATTGCAAGTGTGACGTATTTTGTTTCTGTGAGGTTTACTGCGGGAGAATTGATCACATCCAGTCTAGGGGTTCTCTTCGATCGCAAATCTGCTGCGTCGATGTAATCATTTGAGGACTTTTGGATGCGGTAGTTTTGGGGAGGTGCCTCGGGTCGATGATCACATCCAAAGGCAGGCGAACAAGCCAACCCAGAAATTGTAGTAGACAGACGTATAAAGTGAGCGAGTCATGCTAATCTAATCATCTATCACTCTGTCCGCCTTTCAACCAACTAAGATCTCTCAGTTTGCAGAAAGAACCGCTCTCACCTGAAAAGACTCAAGCACGATGATTGGTCAGCTACCAGTCCCAAGCAGACTAAGAACTGATTATAACCAGTCTAACCTGCGGCCCTTCCAAGTTCCATCCTCCACCACTATGGCTTCCACGACAAATCCTCCGCCAGTCCTCCTACCTTCACTGTCAGGAACATGAGCCCTCCGCCCATCGAGATTACGACTCTAGCCCGAATATGTCGTGTTGGAGATCTTGATGACGACCAATCTTTCCACGATGAACTAGAGTCATTTGAGCGAAAAGGACATCGTTCGGTTGAGCTTTGGCCTGTCCTTTTCTCCGCAGTCCGTCATGCACGGCCCCAAATCATCAAGCTGTTGTTCTCTCGAGGATTGGCAATGAATCAAATGTACATCAAACAAGCCATACAGACCCGATCAAGAGACGTGTTTCAGGCGTTTATTGATAGCGGGTGGGATGTGAATGAACCTTGGGTAAACTTCCACCCACCAGTGCTTGCGTACGTCAGATAAGTATCTTTGAATCATCAAGACACAGGGAGCTGATGCGCGCTAGCTGTTTCGTGGATGATATTGACTTCATGCAGCGGTTCTTTGATCGAGGAGCAGACCCCGACGTCCAATGCTTTCTAGATGTCACACCATTATCCTTTGCCGTTCGTAGCGCTGAAATCCCAGTTATCAATCTCTTGCTTGACCGAGGTAGCATCCACAAGGGACAGTTGTTCCATCATGCCGTGGAGCGAAGTGAGAATGTGATTGAGGTTTTGCGGATGATGATCGCTAGGGGAGCATCTATCAACGAGGTTCAATACTCGCGACACCTGCAGTCTTGGGGACATGAGCATTTCAAGGGATTGGGGACGACGTTGCATAGAGCGGTTGAGTTAGGGGAGAGAAATATGGTTGAGTTTCTACTGCGGATCGAGATTTAAAGGATACGAGGGGTCGGACGCCATTGGATGTTGCGAGGGAGGTGGGTGATGAGGAGCTTGTACGCTTGCTTGAGCCGGTCTGAGGTATCAGCGCATCGATACCTTCCATCTCAAGTGTCCCCTGCAAATTGTTCTCAAAACTTCGGCTTCTGCAGTTTCCAGATCTTTGTATTGAAGTTTGTTCGGCGGGCCATATGCCGCATTCGCGGTGGTGGAGAAGTAGGGGTTTGTAGTGATGTTACTAGTAACTTGCCGTCAATTGACGTTGCAATAGGCGACTTTAGTGCGTTGCGATATACCACAAATAGCACTCTTAATCTATTGCCCACATTCTCAGACTTTTCCACAGCTCTTTGCAGCAGCTTGAGTAGGTGCTCTGCCCATTCTGGATCATGTCGATGCGATTTGTAAATGTCTCGAGATTCAATCACGATGAAGGCATCTGGGATCTGCTGAAAGAGTAGGCAGATTAGATCGATCCATTCGCTGTCCGTATGGGAACTCTGAATCTTCTCGAGATTGAGCTGTTCGGCAAATTTAGCGAAGAGTCCGGGAGTGTATCGCAAAGCCTGATGGACAAGACTTTTGAAGACGTCAGACATGAGTGTTGCCCGATCTGAGCTTCGTGGTAGAGAGAGATTCCAGAAGATACGTTGACCATTACCCGAAAGGGTTTGAATGACTTCCGCTACCAGCTCTCTGGCTCTTTTCTTTGCATCAAAGCCTATGCGTACCACCAGAAGTGAAGAGTGATCTGTGAAAGCCCAAGTTTGCAatattttctttactttgGCGTCATCGCGGGAAGGCATATCTTGCGTCGGATCGCGACGAATGAACGACTGCGACTTCAGTAGAGCTTTTTCGGGCGACTGTTCTGGGGCCAGGAATCGGAGAACGTGGTCGAACTTCAGCTCCCAAGTGTTTCGCTTGATCTCGCCTATATCGACGCTCATGAACTCACTAAGAGCCTTGTGTGATGTTGACGTTTGCAGAATCTGATTCAAGCAGTCTTCTATTCTCTCATACCTCTTGAGTGCTTGATCATGCTTCAACGCCTGAATCGTGAGGATATCGCGGATATCAACTCGCGCTCCTGCGTTTGCGAGATCTTGAACATCTGCAGAGCGTGTCTTGATTTGTTCCACTAAGTCCTGATAATGGAGCTCGAACGGATTTTTGAGGCCGGAGAAAAACCGGCCTAAAGAGCTTCTGCTGTACCACCGAACGCAGAGATGCAGGAATCGTATGATGTAAGCGTAGAGTCGGGATAGCGCATCCCTCATGTAGTTGGTCTGGTATAGCTCGGCGCTCAATTTGGCTCTAGGGAGGACGTCTCCGATAGCGATGAAGGCTTTCGCAAGCTCTTGGACGAGAGTTGCACGTTCGATTACACCCTTTTTCCTGTTAATTTATTGTATTGGGGGGATCAGATGAGTATGCATGCCACGTACCATGAGCAAAATCTTTATAGCTCCCCAAGCAAGAGCAGTGTACTCCGGGTGGTGCTGTGCAAGGGTGTCCAGGACCTTTCCATAGTACATGACACGAGTAGACAGTTTCTCCAGCCATTCTCTTGCTCCTGCGTGTTCTTTCGACGCGTCTGTATATGTTTTCTCTAACTTTTGCACAGCAATGTGACACTCGAGGGTATGGAGGTTCAAATAGTAAGGAAAGCATTCTGGTTCACTCTTAAACAGGCTAATACAACCAGGCAAATCTGCGATACATGATTGACATGCATACCTACAAAAAGATGCACGAACAAGAGGAAGAGGACGATAATCTTCCCATCACCCGGGTTGAGCTGCTTACCGACCAGATGCACTCGAAAGCCTTACCAGCAGAGCCCTTTGTCCTCCTATTGCCAGCCAGGATACGCAGGTATGGATTCCACAATAAAAAGTGGAGTAAGTGTAAACTCTTAAGCTTGAGGATGTGTGCTGAAGATATACACAGGCTGGCTACTCGAGAAGCATATCTGTGAGATTGAGTGGAACAGAGACATATTCGAGAACCACCTAGTGCTCCCGGAGAATAAGAAAGACCTCATTCGAGCTTTGATCACCGTGCATGCTGGGAAGCAAAATGCCATCAGAACTGAGTTCATGGCGGGAAAAGGAGAGGGGCTCATAGTCTTGCTACATGGAGGGCCTGGCACCGGCAAAACTCTCACTGCCGAGAGCGTGGCAGAGCTTGCAAAACGACCACTTTATCGAGTTACTTGTGGCGACATCGGCACGGAACCTCAGGCCGTAGAGGAGTATCTAAGATCGGTCCTCTACATAGGAAGCACCTGGCGATGTGTCGTTCTACTCGACGAGGCTGATGTTTTCCTCGAAGAATGAACAAAGACGGACATGCAACGCAACGCACTCGTATCGGTGTTTTTGCGGGTACTGGAATACTACGACGGCATTCTTATTCTGACAACAAACCGTATTGGGACTTTTGACGAAGCCTTCAAATCTCGTATCCAACTGGCGCTCCACTACCCCCCGTTAGACGCTCAGGACCGAAAAGAAGTGTGGCGCAACTTTATGCAGTCACTCCAGAAGGCAGGGGAAGTTGCCGAATTCAGCAACATTGAAGAAAAGCTCGGAAAACTCAGCGATTACAAGATGAATGGGCGACAGATAAGAAATACAATCGACAATGCACGGCAGCTAGCCCTTTACGAGGGAAAAACCTTGGCATATAGCCACATTCACAAAGCTCTGCAGGTTGTGGTTGATTTCGAAAGTTATGTAAGGGAAGTACACGAGGTTGATGATGAAGTGCGTGCAAGAGACAGTGGTACACGCTAGGAGAATGCATGGAGTTTCTTTACCGGGCAGTCACGCAAATTGTCTTAACAGGAGTTCGCTGTCTTTCATTTGGTATATATCGGTAATAAACGAAGTCCATTCTTACTGAGCTGCTCTCTTCGACCCCTGACACTAAGTATCCGTACATGAACGGAAAAATTGTGGCAAGGGCTGAGTAGACTAACTTCGGAAAGTTCGATCAGTACAAAGGCAATCAGACGAGGCGGTTAGGCGAGCAATAGGTATTTAAAAACTGGTAGTTACTTCATACCCGACTACACCTCAAATTCGCTGCTCGTTCGTCAGTATGGAAGTCTCATATCCGACTCAGAATTCAATATTTTATGATACTGTACCCAGAGACCGCTCACTAGATCAACAAGGCAAAGAAGCGGAATGAAATAACACTCTTGGCACCCTCGCAACACCCCCCAAACTTCGTGATTGGGTCACTCTAGGCGGCGTATTGTAGCACAGTGGCGTGTTAGTACCCGGCATATTGGATACTTTACCCTACAGTACCTAGGTGTCACATGGGCGCCTGTAATCTCATCCAAGGTTTCCCTTCGATTGACTTCCCAGCATAGCGTCTACAGCCTCACCGGCTCGCGCACACATCTCCGCCAGAGTTCCGATTTACTTTCCGCCGTCGGGTGACGATACGAGTTAGTGAAGATAGAGTTTTGAGTGATTTACTCTCTAGCGCCTATGCCGATGGACGTCCTGCAGGCGTACACCTGAAATGTTAAAAAGCGGAACTTCAACAATCACGCGCGCGAGAACGGGTGACTGACTGGAGATTACAGAAGTCAATTGGGATTGACTTTGATTGACTAGAAAAACCTTAATCCTTCCAATGACCAGGTGAGACAGCATGTCCGATATCTGCCTCCTGGGTATATTAGAGATTGAATATTAAGGCACACCGTCTATATCACAGAAGCCCTTGTTGATATGGAAAATCTCTGGTCGGGATAATGACGTCGTCGAACGCCTTGTTGAGCCTCCGATGACATTCACTTAGCGGGCGGGCGGGCAACGGGCCAAACGGAGATTTTCACGGTAAATTCGTTTATCTCACCGTACGGTTACGGAACGGATTAGGCCGGTTGCAGAGCACATATCTTCGGCCGAAAGGGAAGAGTTGCTTGTTTTGGTCACCAGTCTGCTGTCGGTTGCTCTCTCCACCTGCCCCGAGATGAATGTGTAGCGTTGTTCATGCAGCGGGGAGGGTCCTCCTAGTACCGTCGGCCTAGACCGCATCCGAGCAACGGATCCCAAACACAGCACGACCTGCGACTCAGCAACACATGACATTGTAAACTCGCACGCGCGTGAGTCGCGTAAAGTCGCGTCTGAAAGATCGTCTTTGTTGTCCGGATATTTCGGCAGCTGAGACAAACGTCTCAGGAACTTCTTCCCGGCTTTCTGGCCGTGGGACACAGAACGCTGTGCCGATCAAACCATCATACCCCTTCAACAGTCTCAGTCCTTTCGAATGTTCGGCGCATTAGCAGACTCTGGACTAAACTCGAGCCTTGGGGACAGCGCTTGGCAAGGGTTGCCACGCTAATCATTCACGACATTTTAGTGCCGCCTTCCATGGTTACTGCTTTGGGGAACTTGTGCGCTTGCAAGAACCCCTTGGTTGCATGGGGCTTTGCTCTAGGCCGCGCAGCTTCTCTCAGGCCCGGATGCGGACCATTCTTCAGGAAGGTGGGATTGGGCATCTTCACCGGCAGGCACGTCGATGATAGCGATGCGCGTCCCAGGCAACGCGCAAATCAGTACGGGAAGACGGCTTGTCGGCAGTCAGCATGTGGGTTGATGTCAGACCGGTATCAAATACGGATGATACGATGCTTTGAGTTTATAGGAAAACATGGTGTTTTGATCAAACTTGACTGCTGACAACCTTCACAATCCATTTGTGGTAACTATAGCATCCTGTCCGGCACCTGTCGAGTTATGCACCATGGCATTACAAGGAATGTTATCTCCACGAGGCTCCACCCATTAGCATACGAAACAATCCTTCCCGACTCACGTGCAGAGAAAGTTAGCCGACCGAAAGAACCAATATCGCGCGGGTTGTGTAGATGCCGCTCGCTCGTGTTCTCGCCAAAGAAGAATGGGATGATGGTTGCATATGTGTGGGAAGCAGCAGAGAGCCAGAAGGGTGACGGATAGCTGATGTCAGCTCTCCACGGCAGCGGATTCGTGCAGTTCCTGGGACGGACCCTGGCCTAACTGCACAGACCGAGCTATCGATTGGCGAAAGGAAGCGATGATCAAACTCCGGATCCACCAAGCAAGGGCGCCACCGCCGCTGCATCCAATTCGACCCTTTCGCTTTTAATACACTTCTCCAGCCTCGGGAGCCAGCACACTTACGGACCCGGTCTGCCTCCGTCGTCTGAGCATCCTTGGGAGAGTGCCAATGCCACTGCATACTGCATACACCGGACTTGCGTCTCAACAGTGTGGTCCCGGCGAGTGCGTACCGGAAGATTGCACAAGTACGGATACGCCTGTGTATAACATCTGATCATGTGACACAACCTGTCATTACTTGCCGTTCATTCGTATATGCATCTACGCATGTGCTGTGGCGCGTACGGCACACAAGTAAGCCAAGCGGCTGCATCTCCAGGGTCCCAATTGGCAATTTCCACGGAGAACAGCCGACAATCTGGACTTGCCAAAACTTTCCCTACAGCTAATCTAGTTGGCAGGTGTGCCTGTTGGCGTGTTTGCCCGATAGAGCCCAGGTGTCGTGGTCCTCTGTGTTGACAGTTTGGAAGCCTCTCTCTTGAAACTAATTCATGGGGAACCAAGCTTCATCACGGTTGATCATGCTCCGTGCGAGTCTTACATTTGGGCACTCACGCGGGTCGCACCGGTTATATGACCTTTTGCAAGATACGTGCGTGCCCGGGAGCTGAAACATGACGCCGCGTCTCACGAACGGTCCGGGGTTGTGCTAGCTGCCCTAGCTTAGTGGCGCCCGCCTCGTGGTTTGCCCAAGTATGACCCCGTCGACGTCAATTGCCGAGTCCAGCCTTGGGCCGATTTCGTTTATATTCCCAGGTCGCAATATCGCCCGCCGAAAATTCATCCAGCATGTTTCGTCTATCCAGATCCAGAAACAACAAATCTGTTGACCTGTAAGCACATCATGGTGAATCCTAATGAGGTTCTGCCGGATCCCTAGGGAACATCCTCGCTGATCATGTTCTAGGGCTCAACCTCACCCTCGACCGGTCGAAGGTAGAAGAGAGAGAGCGTCAACTACATCGACAACTGCATCGGTTCCGTTAGCAGCTACACGAACAATAAGATCTCGACCAAACACCCCCGTAACCGTTTCCGTCCCGTCGTCAGCAACACGAACGATAAAACCGCCGCCAAATACACCAGTTTCGCCTTCCATCACTCACTCACGAACATCAAAGCCGCTACCGATTACACCAGTGTCAGTTTCAGACCCGCCAGCTACTACACAAACGTTGAATCCTCCACCCAATACACCAGTCTCAGTCAAAAGCTTTCCCGACTCCAGGTCAGAACACATTGACTCAATTGTAGCGCTACCGACGAAGAAGTCATGGGAGAATGAACGTCCTAGGAGAGGTTCAATATGGCGGAAACGGACGACTTCGACTTCCAACTCGAATTCCTCCAGCCGGTCCTCCGTGAAGATCGCCAACAGTTTACCCAGAGAAGTCTACGACTGCATTGTTGCGCAACTGGAGCAAATCCACATGGACAATGACCAAGCATGTCCGTCATGTTATCTTCGGGACCTCAACAGCCTTGCCCGGACAAATCGTGTCTGGCACAAGGCTGCAAACACAGCAATGTACACCAAGCCTTTAGTCTTCACCAATAAAGAGCATGGGAAGCTTCCGAAGCTCAATATCAAGGGGACCAGCAGACTCAAGTTGCTACGAAAGACTCTTCGCGACAACTTGGGATTGGGTCGTAGAGTCCGGGAACTGCACCTAGTTGACTTTCAAGCGCTCTATCTAAACGCCAGCATCGAGCGAGAAGAGATTGCAAACTCGGTAGCTTCGTTGGTCATGGCTTGCCCAAGCCTGGAACGTCTCGTCGGTTTCCACGCTCCATTTGCACATGGTTTCGATCGATTATCGTATGCGCTATCGACACGAACGTGCCTCAAGGAGCGAGTGTGGATGTTGACTGATAGAGAGGACGAATTTGGAGAGGACGACGAGTTGACGAGCGGGCATTACATACGCGAATGTGATCCAACAGAACGTTTCCTAGATTTGAACTCAAAACACCGTTTCCTATCTACCCTGATCCTGGATCAGGAACCAGAACCGTCATCGACACCTCTAAACTATCGCGCGGTCGTCGGCACTTTCAAAGGATTCCCGTATCTGCGCCACCTGTCAGTCTCTGGACTTTCAGAGACTTCATTTACTAATTTGGCCTTGAATGCTATACCGGACAACCTGCAGTCTCTTCGGTTAGAGGATCTTCCTGGTGTAACTGAGAAGGGAATCCAGCGCTTTGCTGCTTCACCACAAGCAATCTCGATCCGGAAGCTGACGCTCATGGACATGAACATCACCAACCTGGCAACAATAGCGAGTATCCTATCTCCTCACTTTGCCAGCCTTCAGCGCTTCACGCTTGTCCAGGATGCACCGCCCATGCTTGATGGAGCCAGGACAATGCCCAAGTTCCGCTCGCATTCGCTTCGATACATCCACTGGGAATTGCGCTCCGAGGCCAGTCCGCTACCTGCACTGACTTTGCCTACCTCGGTAGACTCCTCGTGTTCCTTTGCAATTTCAGAACCAATGTGCTGCACCGCCACGTCCATTCTCGCAGACGCCATCAAAAACCGTGCTCTTCCATCACTCCGTCGCATTCGGATACCACACGACCCACAAGGCATCATCCAATCACTTTGCAAACCCCTTGCAACAGCACTACTTCCGTCTGATACTTCCAAGTTTGCAAACGCACTCCGCCCTTCTCCCACAAACCAATATTCGATGCAGCTTGACGAGCCCAACACACCCAATACACCCAGAACAAAACACTTTTCTTACTCCGTCATGTCTACACTCCGAGTAGATTCAAAGTCCAACTCGCCCACTTCACCCGCCTTTTCACCTAATACCACGGAGTTCGCCCTTACCCCGCTTCGATCGCGCCTCGCTGCACAGTCTCGTATACTcattgcaaggaaggagGCTGCAATGACATTTCGCATCTTCGACCCTGAGGGTAAAAAGAGATTGGACAAGACTGTTGGGGATTATGTTGGCAGCGTGAGCAGCAAGATTTCCTACCATTTAAAGCCCGACGACGGTCTGTCCGAGCAGAGTGAATGGATCACGGGGATTGACGACTTGCTATACGGTGACCGGGT is a genomic window containing:
- a CDS encoding SpoVK, ATPase AAA+ class; amino-acid sequence: MHEQEEEDDNLPITRVELLTDQMHSKALPAEPFVLLLPARIRRYGFHNKKWSWLLEKHICEIEWNRDIFENHLVLPENKKDLIRALITVHAGKQNAIRTEFMAGKGEGLIVLLHGGPGTGKTLTAESVAELAKRPLYRVTCGDIGTEPQAVEEYLRSVLYIGSTWRCVVLLDEADVFLEE